In the genome of Labrus bergylta chromosome 7, fLabBer1.1, whole genome shotgun sequence, the window GGTCAGGACGGTCCCGACCAGCAGGGCAGCACTGAGCGCAGTGTACGTCTGTAAACTGGGCCAGGGGAACCGCTCCAGAAACACAAAAGgcatgatggtggtggtgaagagctGCCCGTGTTAACACTGATGATCACGGTGGTTTATACTGTTacgtaacaacaacaacaacaacgcttTGTTTACACTGATTAGACTTCATATGCTCTGCTTAGGTTGGCCTCTTTTGGAGCTATTATAAtccaatttataaaaaatagtaaaataaataatgactttGTGTTACAGTATCTTTCCAAATCATCCCTATCTTGTTTTATATTATCAAATCAGCTGTGGACGTTCAACACTGACGTTAACTCTCGTCTCTCGTATCGGCTCATTTCAgtcacaaaaagacaaaatgttacgttttaaattaaataaatagttcACTTTTTGTGCCATTATTTCAATCATTTAGAAAAACCTAACACACGATATAAAGAACAGATATAAGTCTTGTAGCTCCGCTTAGCTGTCAGAGACATCAGCAGCATCATCATGTTTGGAGAGCAACGCAACTTCCGGTTAATTTGTTTTggcgttgttttttttaaataaactttatttgtcgatggctatttgaaataaaaattaagCTTTTCTTAAAAGATGTctaaaaaataatatacatacacatatatattttattctttttaatttatagtttttttatatttttgtatcgTTTTTACTGGTCAGTTTGCTTgctatatttctattttatcaTCTAAATATTCTGCTTGAAGTAATTTATCAAATATACAACAGTTTAAACACCCATTTATTAATTGACTAAAGAACGAAAAAAACTTTCTCAAGAAAAAGTTTTGGGAAAAAATGCGACTAAAGTGAGGACTTCCGGTAGGAACCTTTTTCAAGCAGTGtacattttttacatgtaaGTTAAACATTGTGTGACGTCTTTATCTCTGTAGAATTTTATAGAActagatgttttatttctttaatcaCATTAATATTACTCTAGGTCTGGTTTTATGACTTTTATTCCCATTCCAGGTTGCGGAAATGTTTTGATGACGGACCACTGACGATAACGTGCACTTCCTCTCGGCGTTGTCAACATGTGAGAGATGGCTTCACGCCCTGAGGAGGTTACTTTGATCGGTGTGTGTGATGGACAGCTGGACTCTAAAAGATACCAGTCCTCATACCTGACCAACAAGGTCGGGGGTCCGCCGGACTGGTTACCGGGCATCTCTCTACAGTCTACCCGCTGTGGTCGCTGCGGAGCCCCGTTGGCTCATGTGGTGCAGGTGTACTGCCCCCTGGAGGCCTCCCCCTACCACAGAAACCTCCACCTGTTTGCGTGCCCAGGTGTGGAGTGCAGCGGCAGGTCAGACAGTTGGAGGGTCCTCCGCTCTCAGTGTCTGGAGGCGGAGTCAGCGGGCACAGCCAGCCGGCCCGACCCGGCTCAGGAGGCTCCTCTGGCGGCCACTGACTGGTGTGACACCGCTGATGACTGGGGgatggaggatgaagaagacTGGGGAGGAGGTATGAAAAAGGAGATCCACaaggaggcagcagcagctcctgagGCACAGGGTAAATATTTGTATATAGCAATAAGTATAATAGCAATAACTCAACGAAGAAGGTAAAGTTTAGGGTCCAACCAGACCAAACCTGGGCCAAATATTTACATACTTAGGGATCCAAATGATCATTAGGTTACTGACTGAAGCAATTTGGAAAAACAGTctttacctaaaaaaaaagaaggcttacattttaaaatgctgtcCCCCTCTAATTTAGAGAAAGAGgtcaaaaaatattttctttaagaaCCTCTTAATTCCAAAGAAACCACCCTGCAGTTCACTGTAACAAACCCCTGAACATATTCTTCTTCTACGTTTTAACTGAAACGGTCATGTTTTTTCTGTTAGAGCAGCTTTTTTAAGGTTATTTGGATTTATTCATTTCTTCACAGCTGCCTGTGAGACTGACGTCAGCTCCCAGCTTCAGGACCTCAGTTTGGGAGAGCGTCAGGAGGATGTTCCCGTCCTCCGCTCGTTCTTCATCAGTGTGGTGGAGGAGTCCGATCTGTTCGGAGAGGAGGACGACCTACGGCATGCTCAGCGGCTGCTCAGAGAGTacgagaggagagaaggggTGGCGGTGGGAGAGCTGGACGGCGGCGAGGGCAAAGGCGGCGAGGAGAAGTATGAGAAGACGAAAGCCCGACACGGAGACGCTGTCTTCTCCAGGTTCATGAAGAAGATCTCTCTGTGTCCGCAGCAGATAATGCGTTACTGTCGAGGAGGCAAACCGCTCTTCATCTCCGAGCCGCCGTCCAACATGGCGCAGGTGGTGTCGGCGTGCGGCTGCTGTGGAGGATCACGGACGTTTGAGCTACAGCTGATGCCGGCTCTGGTCAGTCTGCTGCAGAGGGGGGACAGCGGCGTGGAGGCGGAGCTGGAGTTTGGGACGGTGCTGGTTTACACCTGcacaaacagctgctggacGACTGGATCGAAATCAGCTATGGAGGAGATCTGCTTCGTTCAGACGGACCCCGACCAGCAGCTCTTTAAATAACTCAACCGTATTTATACTCCAGAGAGCATTGAGGGGGCAACGCTTTACCTCAACAGGTTCTTAGATCTGAACTGGGATCTGCCCATCggattaaaaacatgtttaagatGCTGATGTGGACGCTGATGATTCAAAGAAATGATCAGTCGTTCAGTGATGAAAGTCTTTTCTTGCAGTTTGCGTGgaaatagtttattttaaaggaagaatgtgagactttttgatccagtagatgtcgcccttgagctccagcatgaaaccaaaacaaacttctgttagaccacacctcctccatactgaagcctcctctctcctccagaaacacacctctctcctccagaaacacacctccaacccccttCCACTTGTGTTCGCATGATGGAATTTAGCGCaggcggcggacaaaattgtcctttcctcgagctgcaatcacctgtgtcctacattgttgtgttagcatgctaatgttagcactctttagttagctcttAGCTTCACATGGCATGTAAATTAACACAGAATCaacgtgatctaaaaactcttagtaacatccaaataatcagtgagtatgctcttcttcttctctctagtccttgactaaaacagcttttatacacaaggggaggagccggccatctgtccatgtaaacacggctctgacaacaacacagccagtgggactcgagcttctcactcattgtagacagtcatgactcagagacacatttacacaggatagactggatttctgatatatttatgtggatCATGTTTTAAATTCTTCCTTTTAACAAGGCCTGTGTATCATCATGGATGGTAATTTCCCCATTTCTTTGGATCGAGATGAGGTCATCATGGAACAGGTGTAGCTGATGGTTCAGGTGGGAGTTGTCTTCTGTTTGTATCACTGCCTTTCTCTTGATGGAAGTCTATTATGTTAACCTGCATTGCCTGCTGCACAGGCTGACATATTTAattgaatgtttacatttttttttttttatcaagacaTTGCAACACTCAACCAAGAAAAGACCTCAAATAAATCTTTACATATGGCCTGATCCTCCTCAAACTCTTAGCTTATGAAAGGTGTCACAGCTCTGAGGACTGAAGGTGGTTGGATGACTCGAAATGGAGGATAGTTTAAAATTTGTGCTGACGTCTTTACTCCAGACGTGATGCATAATTTCTGCCGACTGTTTGCACGAATAAAGTATTTTACAACTCACACTCATCATTCTTAAATCCATTTATAAAAAACACAGAGCGTCTTCTGTTTTCTCGTCTTTTTACTTCAACCTTTGATACATGTCTAGAGATCAGTGTCTGACGCATCACACCACAAGGTTCAGGTCGAACAGCATGAACAttaatcagagacagaaatgtaaacaaacgagaaaaaaacaaactttaaaaatgaagctgaacAACTTTAGGTTTTTTCTGGACCAGATCCACAGtatcaaaaatacatttcttaattAATCGGCcaataaataatataattattatttttaaaagttttgtgTGGCTTTAGCCTCTGCGATGACGGgactgattgtgtttgtgtgacattaaaggtcacattataTAAAATCCACTTCTCGATGTTCCTTTAACACTAACGTGTCCCTattccgtctacaaaccccccaatgatgagaaaagtccatcctatccgtcttttgcctgctccacttttcacaaaatgtgtgctcaaacaggatgtttggagattttcccttcatgacatcacaaagggcagtaacccctcccccaggtgggtgacactcccacagctaggtgtttgttctgccctctgagtctgccttctcaccataaacaataggacatggagcgagaaagcccgagacacccaagcccttccagagaggggcgtggtcagacacagctcatttacatttaaaggtacagacacagaaacagcctgttctgagcagagctgaaatagaggggtttataggcatgatcaaatacaggatcagagtggatttagaacaagaaacttcacacacatgttttgaggagctctgagacttatttacactggttgaagaggaggagaatatgtgacctttaaagtcttttgatttgtttttcagttcCTCCAACTTCAGCCATGAGACGTTTAGAATTCTTTGGTTCAGTCTTTGAAAACATTCCTGAGACAGGTGAGGAAACAGTCTTATGAAACCCTGATGAGACGAGCTGTCTTCACTCGTCGGAGGCTGCTGATTGGTTCTCAGGCACTTAAGGATCCGTTTGATGCACTTTGTGCAAACGTGACTGCTGGTTTGTGTTAGTCCAGACATCAAACGGCAGAAGAAGAGTCACGGTCACTTCCTGTGGGGAGCAGTGGGATCACTGAGGACCTCCACAGAACGGTAAGGCCGCGTCGCTGGACTTGTGCTCCCAGTCGTACTGGTCAAACTGGTCGGGCTGCACACCGCTGGTCAGACTGCCGATGTCTCTGTCGATTATCTCGTTCactgcagcaggaaaaacatatttttaaacatttccattTTGACCAAGtagaatataaagtaaacaaataaatacagagaaaatCAGGTTATGTTTGCAGCTCCCTTAACCGCCACAGGAGTGCGATGCTGAACACAAACTTAACTTCAACATTATATGAAAAACTTCCCTTTACTTCTTCTAACTTGTGATGATGCACACTGCCTCAAATGACCCCTCAGACGGTTTGTGTGAGGAAGTAAGGGCCTCATTAAGCATCATAAACCAGTACTTCAGTTCATGGCGTTCTCGGTGGAGGTGACAAattgtgttattatttttcttttaagcaTCAGCAGTAAAGCTGCTCTGCTGAGTCTATTCCAACGGCAGTGAAAGGCTTCATCGTCACGCCACTCAGTCTAAATATAGCTCTGCTGAGAAACATGATGCCCTGCCTGTAAACACAAGTTCATCTGCACGTGTGtggatccaaataaacaaacaaactggtTCCTCTTCCCTTTCTCGGTCCAAAAAACTGGACTCCGAGACATGAGCGGGATTCCTCtcaagtatttttaaatctgtcttggggtttaaaatgtcatcagcagctgtgaGACCAGTTCAAAGAGTGACCACTAAAGTTTCTTTAAAAGCCTTCAATAATTGTCTGGACATATGAATGGTGTCATCACTATGTTCATACAACAGAGGGCGCTCTGACTCCAGAGTTTACATCCCTCTGATCACTGTCTGCTGGACATGAAGCTCAGCATCTCAGCTGGTCTGACCCACAACTGGTTTAGAGTGTGTACAAGTATTATTAAAGTGAAATTTTACCCTCTTAGATATGTATGTCTTGAGTACCCTCATCAGAGGGGCTCTACTCAagactttatttaaatatcatCTATTTGTTTGTTAAAAAGATCAGGCTTCAAACCCTTCTGTGATCCCTTAACACAGATCCAGTAAGACCAATTAGTGATTttatcacagactgtaaatgtgaatgtttgaagcctgagtgacgtcacccatctgttgatcgagacatgagctaatcagacctatttggttttttgaaccaggctgtaaacatgttaatctctgcagtaaaaacaggctttttagaatgggtgtgtatgtgacttcctgtgattctgcagccagcctctagtggacactcgaggaactgcaggattttgcacttccgcatcggcttcatATTTGAACACCAGGGGTTGCAGCTtggattttatttgatttatttatctgaGTCCTTAAGTACGTTAACTCTGAGCTAACGTGCAtccttacattttattttccccGTTTTCCTGGGATAATTAGTCACTTTTGTGAGTGCAGTTGTTTTCTTCAGAATGTGACTTACTGTTCTTGTTAACTCAGGATAACAAAGCTCGTTCTCTCGTGATAACGGGATCATTTTAAGGCGATCTTAAAAGCAGTACAATATTCTGGTCGCTTTGACAGCTCAGACAACGACGTGACATGCTGACATTAGCCCCACTAATGAGGTCAGTTAAGACTTTTTCTATAAATAAGCCGAGATTTcaagaaaacaacctgaaatgACTTGTTATCATGGAgaacaaagtaaacaaaatgTATAGATGCATGTCAGcttataaatcaaataaaaaaaataattggtcTAAGTGGACACAACCTGTAGTAAGGGGTCAAAAGTCTAGACATTCAAGTCTACAAACAATCAGTAATAATCATTAAACCTGCAGCAGGCACGCTCATCCTGCAGGTGTTTTAATCCACCTGCAGGATGAGCGGCCGCCCTGTGTGAATGGGCTGACATTTCTGAGGTCAAAGTCACACTGAaaggcgagggggggggggggggggggggtcagaggcCTGACGACAGCTGCTGCCCGCCAGCTGAGGCGCAGCAACAAATTTAACCTCCGTCTGCATCATTCAGAGCAGCAACACAGACACGAGCTATTATTAACCCacatcagagagaaacactattcacacacaaacagaggagcCTGACGTATAAATAACCAACATCACAGGGCGAAAtgtacaggacacacacacacctcaggaAGCCAGCTgcacagcaaacaaacaaacacacacgctgagTTTGATCAGAGACGTCAGATCTGAATCCAAAGGCCGTTTCTCTCCTTGTGTTCATCTGTACAAGTTTGCCAAACATCTTCAGATGGCTGGATAAAACGCAATAGTGCCGTAACTAAACTCAGCCTTAAGCATGTCTTTGaatattcatattgattctgcgaGGGCGTAATatttggtgtcccagtctgtgaatgcACATTGCGTTTGGGCTTAACGGAAGCACAGTACAGCaagagctccacatacacacacagtcagacatgaacacacacacagcgctgctctCCCTGGTTGGCTCCGCTGATATCGTCTCGTCTCTGTTACTTCCTCTGAAGATGCTACAGAGGCGTCTTtgtgacattcagattgaaggcaaaATGTCACAGAGGCGTAAATATCGTGGCTTGAAACGGCGGTCTGAATAGTGCTAACATTACTTCACGTTCAAGCGAAGCGATGTTTAGTGTCTGGACTCTGTATCCCGTTAGTTTggttacatttctttatttgagaAAGTActacatcaaatttaaaacatagTTAGAGAGACTTCACTTAAAGCATCCTACCATCATCCAGTGTGATCTCCTGGAGGCCCAAGGAGCCCAGATTTGGCTGGTCTTCTGGTTCCTGCTTGATTCCTGGAGGTTCTCCTGGGATGGGGAGCAGAGTGTCCTTCTGGGAACCTGCAGGGGCCACGTAGACTCTTCTGGAGCTCGGAGAGGAAGATTGCTCCCTCAGTGGAGGGATGGTGAAGGTCTGAAGGGGCAACGAAGAGGCCTGAGGAGGCATTGTGGGGATTTGAGGAGGGACAGACGAGGTCTGAGAGGGGACGCTGAAGGTCTGAGGAGGTAAAGCTGAAACTTGAGGAAGGATTGAGGAGGTTTTAGGAGAAAAGGAAGAGGTCTGCGGGGGAATGCTGAAGGTCTGGGGAGGTATAGTTGACACTTGAGGACGGATTGAGGAGGTTTTAGGAGGCAGGGAAGAGGTCTGAGTGGGGGCCCTGAAGGTCTGAGGAGGAATAAAGGTCTGATGGAGGACTGAGGAGGTCTGAGAgggtgcagaggaggaggggtgagggAACATTAAGGAGGCAGCGGGATGATTCTGTGAAGATGGACCACAATGCACCGGGAGGTCGCGAGAATCATAATAAACCAGTTCTGGGACACGATCACAGGGGGGCATCTGGCAGGAGGAGGGACAGAAGCCAGGGGGATTGTGGGAGATGCAGTCTGTTTCCCATCTCTCCTGTttgactgctgcagcagcagcggcaggaAGGTGACCTCTGACTGCGGGCAGGAAGGTGAAGTTCTGTGtcagacttcttcttctcttcccatTAGAGACGTAGAACTGGACCTGGACTGGGTCCTTTGTCTTCTTATTGTAAGGAGGGACCTCCACCACGATGCTAGactgaaagacagaaacacaagccTTGTTCACACTTGTACAAAATTCCTGAAGTAAAAAccaaactcagtgtcagtgctGCAAAAAAGCAGATTCATtcaatctatttttttatttttagcaaatacatttttgactCATGTTTTTACTTACTCCTCTGCTCTTTTCTGGCATAACTCTGGCATCCATTTCCCACAGCGATCTTCCATCTATGAAACAAAACAGCCTCAAAGTTTTATATTCAGCTACATGAGAAAATCTGATGTTACATTTTCTGGTGAATCTTTACAAACTGATCTCACCGGGTGCCTTCTCGGTGAAAATGAACCTGGACGTTGAGGAAATGTTGGAACCAATGATGAGCAGCTCCTCTCCTCCGTCCACAGAGCAGCAGGTGGGACTGAAGCTCTCCACCTGAGGAAGCTCCTGGCCCGAGCGCTGGGCTGGAACACAAAACAGTTTATGAGGAAACACACTTCACTGATTACAATCTGTGTTTGTCAACACAATATCTCACATCCACTTCatttcctcttctgtttttcttcatggCTTGGCCATGAAAGTAAACTTAGTACTGGATTATAATACTTATGATTACTGATAACAATGACACACTTTGCTCATTTTAAACGTAATCTTTTAACTGGGTGAAGGACTTGAGTCATCAACATCTGGATGTTTAGTGATTGGAGAAACAAGCGGAGTAAATGTTTGCAGCAGCTCGGCTTGGCTTGTAGCCGCTTCAGACCATCTGTTGCTTTTGAAAAGTGTTGGAGAAAACTGAGACCTTTAGTTCGGGAGAGGTGGGGAACTCAGCAGAGAATCTGACTCTTGATAAAAACCTTGATGACGATGAACACTGAAAGAATTTTAAAGTAAGCTGCATTCCCAAAAACAAGACGAGCTACATTGTTGGCAGCCCGACGTGCAGACACCCTGACGTGCAGAAGACACTTAATTTTAGCATAAAACTgcttcagtcagtgattcacTGAAGAAAACCGCTGCCATAAAAATGTATAACAATATTATCAACTAAGCGCGAACTCACACTAAGCAATCCGCACCATGTCTAAACACACTGCACCCCttaagtccagttcgtttgactagtgtgagtgctcagATCTGTGCTCAAGCTCgatacacttccttggccctggcccagttagtcctggagcagtgtgagtgcagaccagcgggggaatggTGAGGAGGGGGGATCCTGCTTTAGCACGGTACGGGAATATTTGAGTGCGCCCTTAGACAAAAATCCAATTACATTAAACAGATAGTGTCGATTTAAAAACAGTATCCAGACACGTTCAGAGGGCCATTTCAAATGTAAGACCCCTCACAAGTAAAAATAAGACTTCTTAAGACTTTTCAAGGATCTGCAGAAACCCTGATTCCAGGTGACTCACAGCACTCTACGGGGACAGACGTTGTCTGCAGCCACAGCATCCGTCCGTCCAGCTGAGGGATGGCGACCCTGAACACAACTCGCACCCTTGTGTTCTTACGTCCaatgtctgtctctcctttctTCAGCTCGATGTCGGCGTTACGCAGCTTCAAGATGCCGGCGCAGTCGATGCTGTAAAGAAGACATACTGTGAATCCTAAAATATTAATATCATCTTTCCTGCAGAGcttcatcagggctacagaaTGCTGTTTTATATGTTAGCATGTTAAATTcacatacaaaaagaaaaaagtcaaacagctcaaaggcaCGGTAATCAgctacattattattttaaacatcggtatcatcattcattttcacaaaatgttcatCAAACAGTCAAACAGTAGATGGTTTTGCTACAGCAGTCATCCTTCATCAGTaataataaatgataaataaacattatgCCTTCAgtataaagttaaataaaaggaCCAGAGTGGGCCAAGAATTGAGCCCTGAGGTACTCCATGACATGAAATTAACACATTAAAacgaataaaaacatttattgttcCAAGGGTTTGAAAATAAAGACTTGTGTAGAAATGGGCTTGAAGCTGTTTCAGTCAGAAAGGTCAGGTTGTTGATTGCAACTTCTTTTGTTGCGGAACATCCCCTGTACCTTTAACTTATACTGCAGCTATTAATACCATTTTATATTCTACACTGATAGGATCACAGAAATGACACTATGAGTCCATGTTGAAGTCTGAATCTGATGTATGCCTCAGGAAATTAAACTCAAACTCTTTTCTGATGTGGTTTCCCTTATTTTACCTGGCTGACATGTTGTTTTCTGGAAGCAGGGGGATCTCCAGGACTTTGGTGCCCCCCATAATCTTCTCCTGGCAGCTGGTGGTGACCATCTTCCCTGTCACTCGGTGGACCTGGTAGAAGGAGTGAGGCCGTAGGAAACGGTCGTCCGCGGTGCCGATGAACAACAGCAGGCTGATCGGCTGCTCGCTATATCCCGTCAGCTGAAGacaaaagtcaataaaaactTGTGTGAAGTTCAGGTATTTTCCTGCAGAACATCTCAGCAGTCATGTCACTTTGACTTGTTCAAACTCGTTGGGACGATACGTCTTCATTCCCCGTCTCCAAGTGTGAAAATTCCACGAAGGGTGAGACAATTAAAAGGCCAAATGTGAAGGCCAAATGTAGGCCTAGCGGTTAGATCGCACCCCATGTAGGGAGGTTACAGTCCTCAGAGAAGGCGGCACAGGTTCAAGtctaacctgtggctcctgATCGGCATGTCATGctccactctctcgctctccagTTTCCAACTGGACCTACTGGAGAATATAATGAAAGTTTagaggaatataaaaaaatgtaggaacatttttttttgattgagtAAGATAAAGGGAGCCATCAATCTCCTGTCTTTAAGTTCAGGTATGCATTAGCCTGACTtacttttaaaggtcacatattatgcaaaacatgcttcaccatgtttttctaaattcagattttagtcatttttttaacaaaaaagctgctgcaaaagaaagaaagagagccCCCGTGGTCCATTCACATTCACAGGTTGGCATGAACTTACATTTCTTACGAGTCCTTTTGGCATCTCAGAAAAATGCAAAAGTTTAATCAGaggcactgcttgtcaacaggcaaggcaggcaactgcttgggaccccagaccagtagggggcccctaaGAGCCCACagacttaaaccaaagcagtggcacAAAAtttgcaaattttgcaatgattgtaggaaa includes:
- the pdcd2l gene encoding programmed cell death protein 2-like: MASRPEEVTLIGVCDGQLDSKRYQSSYLTNKVGGPPDWLPGISLQSTRCGRCGAPLAHVVQVYCPLEASPYHRNLHLFACPGVECSGRSDSWRVLRSQCLEAESAGTASRPDPAQEAPLAATDWCDTADDWGMEDEEDWGGGMKKEIHKEAAAAPEAQAACETDVSSQLQDLSLGERQEDVPVLRSFFISVVEESDLFGEEDDLRHAQRLLREYERREGVAVGELDGGEGKGGEEKYEKTKARHGDAVFSRFMKKISLCPQQIMRYCRGGKPLFISEPPSNMAQVVSACGCCGGSRTFELQLMPALVSLLQRGDSGVEAELEFGTVLVYTCTNSCWTTGSKSAMEEICFVQTDPDQQLFK
- the LOC109984813 gene encoding nuclear factor of activated T-cells, cytoplasmic 3 → MSTLNCAEELDFRLIFEEDGRQTAGPDLNVRTPHTSTQALTRQPVLQELHSHPPCLPSSDNYQHVGYQPQGAQYGAQGNPRAFDCPSIQITSIAPNNHVELGSSQEGLAVGGAEGGYSEASWSRGQLYLPLDSCYRDQALCPSPCSSLSSRSWMSDLSSCESFSHVYDDVEGELRDAARLALGSPIGSPMGSPGCGGGAFGVELWQQKYQHPLAFSPQLSPHQSPRQSPCHSPRTSVTEESWLSRRPTSRPTSRPTSPCGKRRHSSADPHARSPSPHHSPSPTPGASPRGSITGDDSWVGSPAGTLGSLLMSGYQELDVPSKTRKTSGSQLGLLNSQGDMGLESFLDSPGEEGREQDSLAELFLQVPSHFSWNKPKPGNPPLFRTSSPPPLDWPLPSQFDQCELKLEVQPRSYHRAHYETEGSRGSIKAATTGHPVVKLTGYSEQPISLLLFIGTADDRFLRPHSFYQVHRVTGKMVTTSCQEKIMGGTKVLEIPLLPENNMSASIDCAGILKLRNADIELKKGETDIGRKNTRVRVVFRVAIPQLDGRMLWLQTTSVPVECSQRSGQELPQVESFSPTCCSVDGGEELLIIGSNISSTSRFIFTEKAPDGRSLWEMDARVMPEKSRGSSIVVEVPPYNKKTKDPVQVQFYVSNGKRRRSLTQNFTFLPAVRGHLPAAAAAAVKQERWETDCISHNPPGFCPSSCQMPPCDRVPELVYYDSRDLPVHCGPSSQNHPAASLMFPHPSSSAPSQTSSVLHQTFIPPQTFRAPTQTSSLPPKTSSIRPQVSTIPPQTFSIPPQTSSFSPKTSSILPQVSALPPQTFSVPSQTSSVPPQIPTMPPQASSLPLQTFTIPPLREQSSSPSSRRVYVAPAGSQKDTLLPIPGEPPGIKQEPEDQPNLGSLGLQEITLDDVNEIIDRDIGSLTSGVQPDQFDQYDWEHKSSDAALPFCGGPQ